From bacterium:
AAAGTCAAACATCATTTTTAGCGATAAGCTTCTCAAACAATTCGAACGCCTTCCTTATATCCTTTTTGGCGTAACCGTAACCATTCTCTTCTGTTCTCACCATACCTGATTCAATGTCGTGCCATGTTGCCCATACAAAATCAATGTGCTCATCCGAAAGTTTAACTTCTTTAGTTTTAGCGCGAGCAATAAAGTCGAGTCCGATATAAAGCGGCGAGTCCTGGACAATGCG
This genomic window contains:
- a CDS encoding NUDIX hydrolase, which encodes ENGKLLLLLRRNPPRIFAPPGGRLRPDEDPREGVLREIREETSVEVELFEPVLLWFGRIVQDSPLYIGLDFIARAKTKEVKLSDEHIDFVWATWHDIESGMVRTEENGYGYAKKDIRKAFELFEKLIAKNDV